One genomic window of Psychrobacillus sp. INOP01 includes the following:
- a CDS encoding ATPase: MPLTTGPIENQGNLPANATNVRVKILNRTGGALTGVVRVFRLNGTRQLLSSANFNVGANASGFVTLSLVGGASQYETEIVPNQTGGIYTAYGRTASANIITAQRVLHSELVQIL; the protein is encoded by the coding sequence ATGCCTTTAACAACTGGACCAATTGAAAACCAAGGAAATCTACCTGCTAATGCAACTAACGTTCGTGTCAAAATTCTCAATCGTACAGGAGGAGCACTTACTGGAGTAGTTAGAGTTTTCAGACTTAATGGAACAAGACAATTACTTTCATCAGCTAACTTCAACGTAGGTGCTAATGCTTCTGGTTTTGTAACCCTTAGTTTAGTGGGTGGAGCGTCTCAATATGAAACTGAAATTGTTCCTAATCAAACCGGTGGAATATATACTGCCTACGGAAGAACAGCTTCAGCTAATATCATTACCGCTCAACGAGTTTTACACTCAGAATTAGTACAGATTCTTTAG